A single window of Oncorhynchus clarkii lewisi isolate Uvic-CL-2024 chromosome 10, UVic_Ocla_1.0, whole genome shotgun sequence DNA harbors:
- the LOC139419214 gene encoding glucose-dependent insulinotropic receptor-like gives MAAYNKSGWMGESGANLTAMMPGVRPILTPVVYTFMTPEMMGWVLSVASLLIISTNLLVVAALFQLMRRKGSQSWCFVLNLALADILVGLAITGIVTDVFQNYNTVNNGTIPITQPLLLMHSTQKTKCLLRMAFIISPSTASILSMFLISLDRYVAIKLPLRYSQLTGRWTVTGALVALWMVSLTVGFLPGMAWQLQQGDFESSSLCTFFSVIRPKGIIVVFCAVFFPVLSVFTYFYLDILKIACGHQRQIRQAGSRLPQRSRYWGHVKALRTVALLVGCFTLCWCPFFVVCAVQVLCEACELYKVLENDLWLLGLSNSLINPLVYACWQREVRLQIGALFCCVKDRVRNTAVLEASERCQTELRIPTHTVISVDDAMSLDPTFPTVTSEEGHTVPFSASTPL, from the exons ATGGCAGCTTACAATAAGTCAGGCTGGATGGGAGAGTCGGGTGCCAATCTCACTGCCATGATGCCAGGTGTGAGACCCATACTAACCCCTGTTGTATACACTTTCATGACACCAGAAATGATGGGATGGGTCCTGAGTGTGGCCTCTCTCCTCATCATCTCCACCAACCTACTGGTGGTGGCTGCTCTCTTTCAGCTGATGCGCAGGAAGGGCAGTCAGAGCTGGTGCTTCGTGCTCAACCTGGCCCTGGCAGATATCCTGGTGGGCCTGGCTATCACTGGCATTGTCACAGACGTGTTTCAAAATTACAATACCGTGAACAATGGAACTATTCCAATTACTCAACCGCTACTCCTGATGCACTCCACACAGAAGACCAAGTGTTTACTCCGCATGGCCTTCATCATCTCCCCCTCAACTGCGTCCATCTTGTCTATGTTCCTGATCTCTCTGGACCGCTACGTGGCCATCAAGCTGCCGCTGCGCTACTCCCAGCTCACTGGGAGGTGGACCGTGACTGGGGCCCTGGTAGCGCTCTGGATGGTATCCCTCACCGTTGGCTTCCTACCAG GCATGGCATGGCAGCTCCAGCAGGGAGACTTTGAAAGCAGCAGCCTTTGCACCTTCTTCTCTGTCATCCGTCCCAAGGGCATCATTGTGGTGTTCTGTGCCGTCTTCTTCCCCgtcctctctgtcttcacctACTTCTACCTGGACATTCTGAAGATAGCTTGCGGCCATCAGAGGCAGATCCGCCAGGCCGGCTCCAGGCTGCCCCAGCGCAGCCGCTACTGGGGCCACGTCAAGGCCCTGAGGACCGTGGCTCTGCTGGTGGGCTGTTTCACCCTCTGCTGGTGCCCATTTTTTGTGGTGTGTGCAGTCCAGGTGCTGTGTGAGGCCTGTGAGTTGTACAAGGTGCTGGAGAATGACCTGTGGCTGCTGGGGCTGTCTAACTCCCTCATCAACCCTCTGGTGTACGCCTGCTGGCAGAGGGAGGTGCGGCTGCAGATCGGGGCCCTCTTCTGCTGTGTTAAGGACAGGGTCAGGAACACAGCCGTGTTAGAGGCTAGTGAGAGATGTCAGACAGAGCTGCGTATACCCACTCATACTGTTATATCTGTGGACGATGCCATGAGCCTGGACCCCACCTTTCCCACGGTCACCAGTGAAGAGGGCCACACTGTACCGTTTTCTGCCTCAACCCCCTTGTGA